From a single Nostoc sp. MS1 genomic region:
- a CDS encoding chemotaxis protein CheW, translated as MSKQLCTFWLNNIYFGINVQHVQEVIRTQVITRVPLAPAEVCGLINLRGQIITVIDLQKRLNIGKKEHLSVSQLKHESGFHIVVYFDNEIVSLLVDDVGDVLEFPENTFQLPPATLKGKMRQVLAGAYPLTEGFLLVVDTEKILNIN; from the coding sequence GTGAGTAAGCAACTTTGTACATTTTGGCTGAATAATATTTACTTTGGCATCAATGTACAACATGTTCAAGAAGTGATTCGTACCCAAGTGATAACTCGTGTACCCTTAGCACCAGCTGAAGTTTGCGGCTTGATTAACTTACGAGGACAGATTATTACTGTTATTGATTTGCAAAAAAGATTAAATATAGGTAAAAAAGAGCATTTATCTGTCTCTCAACTCAAACATGAGTCAGGTTTTCATATCGTTGTCTATTTTGATAATGAAATCGTTAGCTTACTGGTAGATGATGTTGGTGATGTCTTAGAATTTCCAGAAAACACCTTTCAACTTCCACCTGCAACGTTAAAGGGTAAAATGCGTCAGGTACTAGCAGGAGCTTACCCACTCACCGAAGGGTTTTTGTTAGTTGTAGATACAGAAAAAATTCTCAATATTAATTAA